Within the Clupea harengus unplaced genomic scaffold, Ch_v2.0.2, whole genome shotgun sequence genome, the region TCTGGAGGGTATAACTATTTCTCTAGTCAACAGTAAGTGGGAGTCCTTGATGAAGATATCCTCCCAGTGTGGCTTCAGTGTTGTTGAACATCCTGAAGGAGTAATTATATCTGCCCCATATTTGCCGTGTATTAAAGAACAGGTATGATTTTAGGGACTGGAACAATTTGGGGTTTGTTAAAGCTGCTGTAAATGACTTGTTTCTTATATTTTTTAAGATGGTTAACTTTGCATTTTGATGACTCAATATGCTAGGAAGCAAACGATGTTCTTTCTACTTGCTGAATCTTGAATTTATGAAAACCTCATAACACTTACAATTTCTTTTCAGGATGGCATGTTAACCTTTGAGGTAGTAGCTGGGGGAGACTTCAAAATCTCTTGTCCATCTCAGCCTTCTACTATACATGCAATAGCCACTGCTCGTCCCGAATCCCCAACCACCGCCTTAGCTGGAGCCCTAAAGCCAGCACCTGTTGAGGATCCACAGCATCCACAAAGACCAGGTCCCCCGTCTACACAGGCACCTTTGTACCCAGTTTACCCTCAGAAACCAACACCGTTTGAATATCCTTCCAATAGCATGCCTCTTTATACCCCTGAACCTGTGCAGTCTCCAGAACAATTCCCTTTCTATCCGTACCATCCCGGATTTTACCTGCCTCACCCTCAGCCTGACCCTGCTGCTGCGAGCCCTAAACCGGAGCATTCCGTAGAGCCACAGAATCCACAAAGACCAGGTCCCCTGTCTACACAGGCACCTTTGTACCCAGTTTACCCTAAGAAGCCAGCACCTGTTGAATATCCTTCCAAAAGCATGCCCCTTTATACCCCTGAACCTGTGCAGTCTCCAGAACAATTCCCTTTCTATCCGTTCCATCCCAGATTTTACCCTCAGCCTGATGGTGCTACTGCGATCCCTGAACCGGAGCATTCCGTAGAGCCACAGAATCCACAAAGACCAGGTCCCCCGTCTACACAGGCACCTTTGTACCCAGTTTACCCTAAGAAGCCAACACCTGTTGAGGAGCCACAGCATCCACAAAGACCAGGTCCCCCGTCTACACAGGCACCTTTGTACCCAGTTTACCCTAAGAAGCCAGCACCTGTTGAGGATCCACAGCATCCACAAAGACCAGGTCCCCCGTCTACACAGGCACCTTTGTACCCAGTTTACCCTAAGAAGCCAGCACCTGTTGAGGATCCACAGCATCCACAAAGACCAGGTCCCCCGTCTACACAGGCACCTTTGTACCCAGTTTACCCTCAGAAACCAACACCGTTTGAATATCCTTCCAATAGCATGCCTCTTTATACCCCTGAACCTGTGCAGTCTCCAGAACCATTCCCTTTCTATCTGTTCCATCCCGGATTTGACCTGCCTCACCCTCagcctgatgctgctgctgcgagCCCTGAACCGGATCATTCCGTAGAGCCACAGAATCCACCAAGACCAGGTCCCCCGTCTACACAGGCACCTTTGTACCCAGTTTACCCTAAGAAGCCAGCACCTGTTGAGGATCCACAGCATCCACAAAGACCAGGTCCCCCGTCTACACAGGCACCTTTGTACCCAGTTTACCCTCAGAAACCAACACCGTTTGAATATCCTTCCAATAGCATGCCTCTTTATACCCCTGAACCTGTGCAGTCTCCAGAACCATTCCCTTTCTATCCGTTCCATCCCAGATTTTACCCTCAGCCTGATGGTGCTACTGCGATCCCTGAACCGGAGCATTCCGTAGAGCCACAGAATCCACAAAGACCAGGTCCCCCGTCTACACAGGCACCTTTGTACCCAGTTTACCCTAAGAAGCCAACACCTGTTGAGGAGCCACAGCATCCACAAAGACCAGGTCCCCCGTCTACACAGGCACCTTTGTACCCAGTTTACCCTAAGAAGCCAGCACCTGTTGAGGATCCACAGCATCCACAAAGACCAGGTCCCCCGTCTACACAGGCACCTTTGTACCCAGTTTACCCTAAGAAGCCAGCACCTGTTGAGGATCCACAGCATCCACAAAGACCAGGTCCCCCGTCTACACAGGCACCTTTGTACCCAGTTTACCCTAAGAAGCCAGCACCTGTTGAGGATCCACAGCATCCACAAAGACCAGGTCCCCCGTCTACACATGCACCTTTGTACCCAGTTTACCCTCAGAAACCAACACCGTTTGAATATCCTTCCAATAGCATGCCTCTTTATACCCCTGAACCTGTGCAGTCTCCAGAACCATTCCCTTTCTATCTGTTCCATCCCGGATTTGACCTGCCTCACCCTCagcctgatgctgctgctgcgagCCCTGAACCGGATCATTCCGTAGAGCCACAGAATCCACCAAGACCAGGTCCCCCGTCTACACAGGCACCTTTGTACCCAGTTTACCCTAAGAAGCCAGCACCTGTTGAGGATCCACAGCATCCACAAAGACCAGGTCCCCCGTCTACACAGGCACCTTTGTACCCAGTTTACCCTCAGAAACCAACACCGTTTGAATATCCTTCCAATAGCATGCCTCTTTATACCCCTGAACCTGTGCAGTCTCCAGAACCATTCCCTTTCTATCCGTTCCATCCCGGATTTGACCTGCCTCACCCTCagcctgatgctgctgctgcgagCCCTGAACCGGATCATTCCGTAGAGCCACAGAATCCACCAAGACCAGGTCCCCCGTCTACACAGGCACCTTTGTACCCAGTTTACCCTAAGAAGCCAGCACCTGTTGAGGATCCACAGCATCCACAAAGACCAGGTCCCCCGTCTACACAGGCACCTTTGTACCCAGTTTACCCTAAGAAACCAGCACCTGTTGAATATCCTTCCAAAAGCATGCCCCTTTATACCCCTGAACCTGTGCAGTCTCCAGAACAATTCCCTTTCTATCCGTTCCATCCCGGGT harbors:
- the LOC122132039 gene encoding proline-rich extensin-like protein EPR1 codes for the protein MATIQRQNALVWVLWFTLITLGCCRSLKDLKKVLQSQTTAGVTRQDDTIHARNSSEPSIERVLYYGHLTIGAKKLNLIDEGKPIARDTELFGGPFDDDTDYQSDSYSMVKESELGVEGVFSQGNKRTPAVDRLLGMKPKVECVEDSMTLKLHGAASSQFSFLVDRGNAHPLSLSQMPSVCGYSVRKSWRDLVFSTPYDGCFVAEEGSNYVLPLFIYGLPVRMACPSIAPKPPSASCHVSGMTVEIESSSSVKDVHVKVNSKWESLMKISSQCGFSVVEHPEGVIISAPYLPCIKEQDGMLTFEVVAGGDFKISCPSQPSTIHAIATARPESPTTALAGALKPAPVEDPQHPQRPGPPSTQAPLYPVYPQKPTPFEYPSNSMPLYTPEPVQSPEQFPFYPYHPGFYLPHPQPDPAAASPKPEHSVEPQNPQRPGPLSTQAPLYPVYPKKPAPVEYPSKSMPLYTPEPVQSPEQFPFYPFHPRFYPQPDGATAIPEPEHSVEPQNPQRPGPPSTQAPLYPVYPKKPAPVEDPQHPQRPGPPSTQAPLYPVYPKKPAPVEDPQHPQRPGPPSTQAPLYPVYPQKPTPFEYPSNSMPLYTPEPVQSPEPFPFYLFHPGFDLPHPQPDAAAASPEPDHSVEPQNPPRPGPPSTQAPLYPVYPKKPAPVEDPQHPQRPGPPSTQAPLYPVYPQKPTPFEYPSNSMPLYTPEPVQSPEPFPFYPFHPRFYPQPDGATAIPEPEHSVEPQNPQRPGPPSTQAPLYPVYPKKPAPVEDPQHPQRPGPPSTQAPLYPVYPKKPAPVEDPQHPQRPGPPSTQAPLYPVYPKKPAPVEDPQHPQRPGPPSTHAPLYPVYPQKPTPFEYPSNSMPLYTPEPVQSPEPFPFYLFHPGFDLPHPQPDAAAASPEPDHSVEPQNPPRPGPPSTQAPLYPVYPKKPAPVEDPQHPQRPGPPSTQAPLYPVYPQKPTPFEYPSNSMPLYTPEPVQSPEPFPFYPFHPGFDLPHPQPDAAAASPEPDHSVEPQNPPRPGPPSTQAPLYPVYPKKPAPVEDPQHPQRPGPPSTQAPLYPVYPKKPAPVEYPSKSMPLYTPEPVQSPEQFPFYPFHPGFDLPHPQPDPAAASPKPEHSVEPQHPQRPGPPSTQAPLYPVYPKKPAPVEYPSKSMPIYTPEP